In Anseongella ginsenosidimutans, one genomic interval encodes:
- a CDS encoding RNA polymerase sigma factor, with protein sequence MLDDPELARLTELLKQGDRTAFNKLYEMQWKKLFSVAYQALGSVDDAKDIVQDTFVKVWDKREQLDTSYPVSGFLFTILKNNIINYLKKELSRKKRLQNAFGNREEKDHSPEDHYEASQLSVLLEREINQLPPKMRHILVLSRNKNMAIKEIATALNIAPQTVKNQLSNALRILRSKI encoded by the coding sequence GTGTTGGATGACCCCGAGTTGGCCAGATTGACGGAACTCTTAAAGCAGGGAGACCGGACTGCTTTTAATAAGCTGTACGAAATGCAATGGAAGAAGCTTTTCTCCGTTGCTTACCAGGCGCTGGGCTCGGTCGACGACGCAAAAGATATCGTTCAGGATACGTTTGTGAAGGTATGGGACAAAAGGGAGCAGCTGGATACTTCCTACCCGGTATCAGGTTTCCTTTTTACAATCTTAAAGAACAACATTATTAATTACCTAAAGAAAGAGCTTTCACGAAAAAAAAGGCTTCAGAACGCCTTCGGCAATCGCGAGGAAAAAGATCACTCCCCGGAAGATCACTATGAAGCCAGCCAGCTTTCTGTGCTGCTGGAGCGGGAAATCAACCAGCTTCCTCCCAAAATGCGGCACATACTGGTTTTGAGCCGGAATAAGAATATGGCGATAAAGGAAATTGCAACCGCATTAAACATTGCCCCTCAAACGGTAAAGAATCAGCTGTCCAACGCGCTCAGGATCCTTCGCTCTAAGATATAA
- a CDS encoding S41 family peptidase: protein MRLYGQVASVNDGGSKSPAVGHQYQAAAREGHIPQRKFEVQALQEDFNILREVLQEVHIGLHRYASKATMDSLFTRSYSSIKAPMTETDFFKIVNRVVTSIRDEHTFALPSREYWDNQIGQTVYYHSGSKSGSPLFPFFIKIIDNRLFIDNNLSNDLSLNRGTEILQINDLSSRQILETLLPTIHTNGFIETFRRRNLEQFSLHQTYNRFMVHYAIFIGRPDTFRLKVRKYGDTAAVSVDVPALTSKEIFNNYWRRYSTVNDPKKTRENPFEFALLDHQTAYLRLSDFHNYVWLKYNYSPSTEFRAIFDLIRERSIQNLIIDLRGNEGGNLRIGVELLKYLTKQDFRPYNYHEVKNYRFPDVRQYFSDSTALKDYPDELFILQKDGTYRSDAEYETEEWSRPMQRDPKAYQHNLYVLINGATGSAASILATLIRVNRKDAIFIGEESGGDMEGPVSGTGTDITLPNTKIRVDIPFVKRVVNLNGYEPLKGRGILPDYTVAPSLDDFAGNKDTELEFTISLIKSNPD from the coding sequence ATGAGGCTGTATGGCCAGGTCGCCAGTGTAAATGACGGCGGCAGTAAATCCCCGGCAGTTGGCCACCAATATCAGGCAGCAGCCCGGGAAGGTCATATTCCCCAGCGGAAGTTTGAGGTGCAGGCGTTGCAAGAGGACTTCAATATACTGAGGGAGGTTCTTCAAGAGGTGCATATAGGGCTTCACAGATATGCCAGCAAGGCAACTATGGACTCCTTGTTTACCCGTTCCTACAGTAGTATTAAGGCTCCGATGACGGAAACCGACTTTTTCAAAATAGTAAACAGGGTAGTTACATCAATCCGGGATGAGCATACTTTTGCGTTGCCTTCCAGGGAATATTGGGATAACCAGATTGGACAAACCGTTTACTATCACTCCGGGTCCAAGTCCGGATCGCCGCTGTTTCCCTTTTTCATCAAGATCATTGACAACCGGCTGTTTATTGACAATAATCTAAGCAATGACCTGTCTTTAAACCGCGGAACAGAAATTCTGCAAATCAACGACCTTTCCTCACGGCAAATTCTGGAAACCCTGTTGCCGACGATTCATACAAACGGCTTTATTGAAACATTCAGACGCAGGAATCTCGAGCAGTTCTCGCTCCACCAGACTTACAACCGGTTCATGGTGCATTACGCCATTTTTATAGGCAGGCCCGATACCTTTAGATTAAAGGTAAGAAAGTATGGTGATACTGCAGCGGTTTCGGTGGATGTACCGGCACTTACCTCTAAAGAAATATTCAACAATTACTGGAGAAGGTATTCCACGGTGAACGATCCGAAGAAAACCCGGGAAAATCCATTTGAATTTGCCCTATTGGATCACCAGACCGCCTATCTGAGACTTTCCGATTTCCATAATTATGTTTGGTTAAAATATAACTACAGTCCTTCTACTGAATTCAGGGCTATTTTCGATTTAATCCGCGAAAGATCGATTCAAAACCTGATTATTGATCTCAGGGGAAACGAGGGCGGAAACCTGAGGATTGGGGTCGAACTATTGAAATACCTGACAAAGCAGGACTTTCGACCTTACAACTACCACGAGGTTAAAAATTACCGGTTTCCTGATGTAAGACAGTATTTTTCTGACTCTACCGCCCTAAAGGATTATCCAGACGAACTCTTCATCCTTCAGAAGGATGGCACCTACCGGTCAGACGCAGAATATGAAACGGAAGAATGGTCCCGCCCTATGCAACGCGATCCCAAAGCCTACCAGCATAATTTATATGTTCTTATAAACGGCGCCACCGGGTCGGCGGCATCAATACTTGCTACATTAATACGGGTGAACAGGAAAGATGCCATATTCATCGGGGAAGAAAGCGGCGGGGACATGGAAGGCCCGGTTTCCGGCACAGGCACGGATATCACTTTACCCAATACAAAAATCAGGGTAGATATTCCATTTGTAAAAAGAGTGGTCAATCTGAACGGTTACGAGCCTCTCAAAGGCCGGGGAATACTGCCTGACTACACCGTTGCTCCCTCTTTAGACGATTTTGCCGGCAATAAGGACACAGAATTGGAATTTACCATCTCACTCATTAAAAGTAATCCCGATTAA
- a CDS encoding SusC/RagA family TonB-linked outer membrane protein, whose amino-acid sequence MLKKLTKPLYLAMKLSSVLLIILTASATLSAASGKSQSLKNVKLSVSFANESLYSAVKKLEKRSGVHFSYEAGKLKEYRVDRLEYADETIGNILKELLQKTPLTATEMNNSLVIYRNATSPASAVQDSPAGFHRQDSLIVTGLVTDEQGPLPGVSILVKGTQHGTSTGPDGRYSLENVPGNGILVFSFLGYTAVEEPVNGRSDINVTLNVERALLEEIVVTALGIEREEKSLGYAVQKISGEAIRSVKSVDIGTALTGKIAGLRVNNSTEFYAQPSISLRGASPLLVIDGVPYGNMSLRDISADNIENISVLKGATASALYGARGGNGAIIITTKKGADKDGLAVTVNSNTMFAAGFLTLPEVQHSYSAGLGGNYDPTDYVWGAKLDIGTMAMQWDPELKEMRNMELTSRGKDNFSNFLETGFVTNTSVSVSQSGERGSFRASASDIYHKGQYPNAKVNMTNFSLAGEMKVADKFNMTGTMGYSRRATPQINGAGYGDQGYMYNILMWTGPEYNLEKYRDYWITPDVQQNWLYKAWYDNPYLMAYEKLHGIHENTFNMSLSASYKLFKDANLMVRSGLDYYSDEDTQRNPPNINGTRGGWDAKGIYSIDNSTGFSTNNDLIFTINKEYSSFGVNLLAGGTIYFYKDKNLFASTRNGLSIPGFYSLESSVERPNTSSSEFRKQVNSLFGKLSLSWKSALFLDVTGRNDWSSTLPEATRSYFYPSVATSIVVSELAQLPSWLQFWKLRGSWAVSKNDLGVYDLNRSFSTSLGVWNGLNAASYPDNIGSGIISPETSRTWEVGTEAYFLRGRLHMDVAYFNKYRYNLQTNADISEASGFESTLINTDQSFVRKGMEITLGGTPVKSGNFQWNATVNWSFTHLYYKELDSIYSPDNMWVKEGAREDNYLYYDWVRDANGNVVYQNGLPVESDYQSRLGFEDPNWIFGFSNSFAYKNLELTLSFDGRVGGIMYNYINDKMWDTGSHPDSDNQWRYDEVVHGKTNYIGDGVKVISGAVEYDKYGRITSDTRAFEKNDVPVSYESFAREYRGGIPDGAMDPTFIKLREVSLKYRFPSSLTEKIGASAASVAITGQNMFLWLKEFRYSDPDRGTEDLNSPAVRYIGMNLNLTF is encoded by the coding sequence ATGCTAAAAAAGTTAACCAAACCGCTTTACCTGGCTATGAAACTATCATCCGTATTGTTGATTATTTTAACTGCTTCCGCAACGCTGTCGGCAGCATCGGGCAAAAGCCAAAGCCTGAAGAATGTAAAACTCAGCGTCTCTTTTGCCAATGAGTCTCTTTATAGCGCCGTAAAGAAACTCGAAAAAAGAAGCGGCGTGCATTTCTCTTATGAAGCAGGCAAACTGAAAGAATATCGCGTCGACCGGCTGGAGTACGCCGATGAGACGATTGGGAACATTCTAAAAGAACTGCTTCAGAAAACTCCGCTGACTGCAACAGAGATGAATAACAGCCTGGTAATTTATAGGAATGCAACGTCGCCTGCCAGCGCCGTACAGGATAGCCCGGCCGGTTTTCACCGGCAGGATTCTCTTATAGTGACCGGGCTCGTTACGGATGAGCAGGGCCCTTTACCGGGCGTAAGCATCTTGGTAAAAGGTACCCAGCACGGCACCTCCACCGGTCCGGACGGCCGGTACAGCCTGGAGAACGTACCCGGCAACGGCATCCTGGTATTTTCCTTCCTGGGTTATACTGCTGTTGAAGAACCCGTAAATGGCCGCTCCGATATCAATGTCACGCTCAATGTGGAACGCGCTTTACTGGAGGAGATCGTGGTAACTGCACTAGGTATTGAGCGCGAAGAAAAATCGCTGGGCTACGCGGTACAAAAAATTTCCGGTGAAGCTATCCGGAGTGTAAAAAGCGTTGATATCGGCACGGCGCTTACCGGCAAGATCGCCGGCCTCAGGGTTAACAATAGTACAGAATTCTATGCGCAGCCTTCTATATCCCTGAGAGGGGCCTCCCCCCTGCTGGTAATTGACGGGGTGCCTTACGGCAATATGTCGCTTAGGGATATCAGCGCTGACAATATTGAGAACATCAGCGTGCTGAAAGGCGCTACGGCTTCGGCCTTGTACGGAGCCCGGGGTGGCAATGGTGCTATTATTATCACCACGAAAAAAGGGGCAGATAAAGACGGTCTTGCGGTGACTGTAAACAGTAACACCATGTTTGCCGCCGGCTTTCTTACATTGCCCGAGGTGCAGCACAGCTACAGCGCCGGCCTGGGAGGCAACTATGATCCCACCGATTACGTTTGGGGAGCTAAACTGGATATCGGTACAATGGCCATGCAGTGGGACCCGGAATTAAAGGAAATGCGGAACATGGAACTGACCTCGCGCGGAAAAGATAATTTCAGTAATTTCCTGGAAACCGGTTTTGTGACCAATACAAGCGTCAGCGTTTCCCAATCGGGTGAAAGGGGAAGTTTCCGGGCTTCTGCTTCCGATATTTATCACAAAGGACAGTATCCCAATGCAAAGGTGAACATGACCAATTTTTCGCTTGCCGGGGAAATGAAGGTGGCCGATAAATTCAATATGACCGGCACGATGGGATACAGCCGGCGTGCGACACCTCAGATAAACGGTGCCGGGTACGGCGACCAGGGCTACATGTATAATATCCTGATGTGGACCGGGCCGGAGTATAACCTGGAAAAATACAGGGATTACTGGATCACTCCCGATGTGCAGCAAAACTGGCTGTACAAGGCCTGGTACGACAACCCTTACCTGATGGCCTATGAAAAATTGCACGGTATCCATGAAAACACATTCAACATGAGCCTGTCGGCCTCGTATAAGTTGTTTAAAGATGCCAATTTGATGGTCAGAAGCGGCCTGGATTATTATTCAGATGAAGATACGCAACGGAATCCGCCAAATATTAACGGCACCCGGGGTGGCTGGGACGCCAAGGGGATTTATTCAATTGATAACTCCACCGGCTTCAGCACCAATAATGACCTGATATTTACCATCAACAAGGAATATAGCAGCTTCGGCGTGAACCTGCTGGCCGGGGGAACGATTTACTTCTACAAGGATAAGAACCTGTTTGCCAGCACAAGGAATGGCCTGAGTATTCCTGGATTTTATTCATTGGAATCATCGGTGGAAAGACCCAACACATCGTCCTCCGAATTCAGGAAACAGGTAAACAGTTTATTCGGAAAATTGAGCTTGTCATGGAAAAGCGCTTTGTTCCTGGATGTGACCGGAAGAAATGACTGGAGTTCTACTCTCCCGGAAGCCACACGTTCTTATTTTTATCCTTCAGTAGCAACCAGCATTGTCGTAAGCGAGCTTGCCCAGCTGCCATCCTGGCTTCAGTTCTGGAAATTAAGAGGCTCCTGGGCAGTTTCAAAGAATGACCTGGGCGTATATGATCTTAACCGCTCCTTCTCCACCTCCTTAGGTGTATGGAACGGCTTGAATGCCGCCAGCTATCCCGATAATATAGGAAGCGGCATCATTTCACCCGAAACATCCAGGACCTGGGAAGTAGGTACCGAAGCCTATTTTCTCAGGGGCAGGCTGCACATGGATGTAGCCTACTTCAACAAATACCGGTATAATCTTCAAACGAATGCCGATATCTCCGAAGCCTCCGGGTTTGAATCAACCTTGATCAATACCGACCAATCCTTTGTTCGAAAAGGTATGGAAATTACGCTGGGAGGTACGCCCGTAAAAAGCGGAAACTTTCAATGGAACGCCACGGTCAACTGGTCATTTACCCACCTGTATTACAAGGAGCTGGATTCGATTTATTCGCCCGATAATATGTGGGTAAAGGAAGGCGCCAGGGAAGATAATTACCTGTATTACGATTGGGTGCGGGACGCAAATGGCAATGTGGTCTACCAGAACGGCTTGCCTGTGGAAAGTGATTATCAAAGCCGCCTCGGCTTTGAAGACCCAAACTGGATATTCGGATTCTCCAACAGCTTTGCCTACAAAAACCTCGAACTCACGCTGAGCTTCGACGGACGCGTGGGCGGGATAATGTACAATTACATTAACGATAAAATGTGGGATACCGGCTCCCATCCCGACAGCGATAACCAGTGGCGGTACGACGAGGTGGTTCACGGCAAGACCAACTATATTGGCGATGGGGTAAAAGTCATCTCCGGAGCAGTAGAATATGATAAATACGGCCGGATCACCAGCGATACACGCGCATTCGAAAAAAACGATGTGCCTGTTTCTTACGAATCATTCGCCCGGGAATATCGCGGCGGCATACCTGATGGAGCCATGGACCCTACCTTTATAAAACTGCGTGAAGTTTCTCTGAAGTATCGCTTCCCCTCTTCACTCACTGAAAAAATCGGCGCCAGCGCGGCTTCTGTTGCCATCACGGGTCAAAACATGTTCCTATGGCTGAAAGAGTTCAGGTATTCCGATCCTGACCGGGGTACCGAAGACCTCAACTCGCCTGCCGTGCGCTATATCGGGATGAACCTGAACCTAACCTTTTAA
- a CDS encoding SusD/RagB family nutrient-binding outer membrane lipoprotein, with translation MKTILSNYILAGAVVSVLAAGCEKFGEINTNPNEPAKVSSSMLATTLILDITRDDISDTKSFMMHNAVDKYICWTEFPQAEQYNDFGRYGFGDLIVLNNIGKMVEFATDEQLRNSYAALGHFVRAWRFFQLTMRVGDIPYSQAIQGENSNIVKPEYDTQKQVFIGILNELDKADSLFAAGSDFEGDPIYGGAVGNWRKVVNTFQLKVLINLFRKTADPDLNVVNRFADIASSRPLFESNGDNFALVYSDQANQKYPYYKENNQFTIYDMVSSNLIDTLKAYDDYRLFYYANPSPVRVADGKAVSDWDAYVGVDPSIVYSSLSHIASSKDFSPVNDRYEQLPEGEPVSMLSYAQLQFILAEAAVRGWIPGSGESYYLEGIKGAMHFVEVNTPDDPQFHHNRPITDGYIQEYLTFPRVAFAATEEEQIKQIITQKYLANYLQSPYVSYFEYRRTGYPAFPINPASNLNTPTDRIPVRWMYPQNELDHNSANVAEAIGRQFNGNDNVNALMWILKD, from the coding sequence ATGAAAACGATACTGAGCAATTATATTTTAGCGGGAGCGGTCGTTTCCGTTCTGGCGGCGGGATGTGAAAAATTCGGGGAGATCAACACCAATCCGAATGAACCGGCAAAGGTTTCTTCTTCCATGCTTGCAACCACCCTCATCCTGGATATCACCCGGGATGATATCAGTGACACGAAATCGTTCATGATGCATAACGCGGTAGATAAGTATATCTGCTGGACCGAATTTCCGCAGGCCGAGCAATATAACGACTTCGGCCGGTACGGCTTCGGAGATCTTATCGTCCTTAACAACATCGGTAAAATGGTGGAGTTTGCCACAGATGAGCAGCTGCGAAACTCCTACGCGGCTTTGGGACATTTCGTGAGAGCCTGGAGGTTTTTCCAGCTCACGATGCGGGTAGGCGACATTCCGTATTCACAGGCTATCCAGGGAGAAAACAGCAACATTGTCAAACCTGAATACGACACCCAAAAGCAGGTTTTCATTGGCATCCTGAATGAACTGGACAAAGCGGACAGCCTCTTCGCAGCAGGAAGTGATTTTGAAGGCGATCCCATCTATGGAGGAGCCGTCGGGAACTGGCGGAAAGTGGTAAACACCTTCCAGTTAAAGGTACTCATCAACCTGTTCCGCAAGACTGCTGACCCGGACCTGAATGTCGTGAACCGGTTCGCTGACATTGCCAGTTCACGGCCCTTATTCGAAAGCAACGGCGACAATTTTGCCCTGGTTTATTCTGATCAGGCAAACCAAAAATACCCCTATTATAAAGAGAATAACCAGTTCACCATCTACGACATGGTATCAAGCAATCTTATTGATACATTGAAGGCGTATGATGATTATCGCTTATTCTATTACGCCAACCCTTCGCCTGTGAGGGTCGCTGACGGGAAAGCAGTTTCGGACTGGGATGCCTATGTGGGAGTGGACCCTTCGATCGTGTACTCCAGCCTGAGCCACATTGCTTCTTCAAAGGATTTCTCGCCAGTCAATGACCGCTACGAGCAGCTTCCTGAAGGAGAGCCGGTTAGCATGTTGAGTTATGCGCAGTTGCAATTTATTTTGGCTGAAGCTGCCGTCAGGGGCTGGATACCCGGTTCCGGCGAGTCCTATTACCTGGAAGGAATAAAAGGGGCAATGCATTTCGTTGAAGTTAATACGCCCGATGACCCGCAATTCCATCATAACAGGCCAATTACCGACGGTTATATCCAGGAGTACCTGACGTTCCCACGTGTGGCATTTGCTGCAACAGAAGAAGAACAGATCAAGCAGATCATTACCCAGAAGTATCTGGCTAACTATTTGCAGTCACCCTACGTTTCCTATTTCGAGTACCGCAGAACGGGCTACCCGGCTTTCCCGATAAACCCGGCTTCCAACCTGAACACGCCTACCGACCGAATCCCCGTCCGGTGGATGTACCCGCAAAACGAGCTTGACCATAACAGCGCCAACGTGGCAGAGGCCATTGGGCGCCAATTCAACGGGAACGACAACGTGAATGCCCTGATGTGGATATTGAAAGATTAA
- a CDS encoding outer membrane beta-barrel protein, with the protein MSPNLSVKKTFFEGRFTALLQWQNIDLGLFEANQQRITTSGPDFYTTTNYIYETDVFMLNLSFNLNTSARKIKLPVSEFGEREF; encoded by the coding sequence CTGTCGCCGAACTTATCCGTTAAAAAGACGTTTTTTGAAGGCCGCTTCACCGCTTTACTCCAGTGGCAAAACATAGACCTGGGTTTATTTGAAGCCAACCAGCAGCGGATCACCACTTCAGGACCCGATTTTTACACGACTACAAACTATATTTATGAGACCGATGTTTTCATGCTGAACTTAAGTTTCAACTTAAATACATCGGCGAGAAAAATCAAACTGCCGGTGAGTGAGTTCGGAGAAAGGGAATTCTAA
- a CDS encoding phosphoglyceromutase: MKKTWLFTILLCSYLISGAQEMKTENIFLITLDGLRWQEVFTGADPELIANKDFVEDGIRLKKMFWRASGEARRKALLPFFWSTVAGQGQLYGNRQEDSYVNVTNPHWFSYPGYNEILTGHADKRINSNDKIPNPNRTVLDFISEQPGMKGKVAAFGSWDVFPYILNAERSDYPVNAGFDTASISPLTGREQLLNELLHEIPPLWSSVRYDAFTHHYAMEYLKKRHPQILYVAYGETDDFAHHGRYDSYLQSAHQTDKFIKELWDFAQSDPRYKGKTTFIITTDHGRGTALPGAWRSHGASVKGADEIWIAIIGPDTPSGKITSVKGNYYQNQVAETTAAFLGLDFKTSHETGPMIKNAFKKQDQ; encoded by the coding sequence ATGAAAAAGACCTGGCTATTTACAATACTGCTATGCAGCTATTTGATCTCCGGAGCGCAGGAAATGAAGACGGAGAACATCTTTCTGATCACCCTTGACGGACTCCGCTGGCAGGAAGTATTCACCGGGGCTGACCCGGAACTGATCGCAAATAAAGATTTCGTAGAAGACGGCATCAGGTTAAAAAAAATGTTCTGGCGTGCTTCCGGCGAAGCACGCCGGAAGGCCCTGCTGCCTTTCTTTTGGAGTACCGTAGCCGGACAAGGCCAACTATACGGCAACCGGCAGGAAGATTCCTACGTAAATGTCACCAACCCGCATTGGTTTTCGTACCCCGGTTATAACGAGATACTGACCGGACATGCCGATAAAAGGATTAACAGCAATGATAAAATCCCAAACCCCAACCGAACAGTACTCGACTTCATCAGCGAACAGCCGGGCATGAAAGGCAAGGTAGCCGCTTTCGGATCCTGGGACGTGTTCCCTTATATATTGAATGCGGAAAGGTCTGATTATCCAGTAAACGCCGGTTTCGACACCGCCAGCATCAGCCCCCTGACCGGCCGGGAGCAACTGCTAAACGAGCTGCTGCACGAAATCCCTCCGCTGTGGTCTTCAGTTCGGTACGACGCCTTCACGCATCATTATGCCATGGAGTACTTGAAGAAGCGCCACCCGCAAATATTATATGTCGCTTACGGGGAGACCGATGATTTCGCCCATCACGGACGCTATGATTCCTACCTTCAATCCGCCCATCAGACAGACAAGTTCATTAAAGAACTTTGGGACTTCGCCCAATCCGACCCGCGGTACAAGGGGAAAACAACCTTTATTATCACAACAGACCATGGCCGGGGAACTGCTCTGCCCGGCGCCTGGCGCAGTCATGGAGCTTCCGTGAAAGGCGCGGACGAAATATGGATAGCCATCATAGGGCCTGACACCCCTTCGGGTAAAATCACCTCTGTAAAAGGAAATTATTATCAGAACCAGGTAGCGGAAACAACCGCAGCATTTTTGGGCCTTGATTTTAAAACCAGCCACGAAACAGGCCCAATGATAAAGAACGCATTCAAGAAACAAGACCAGTAG
- a CDS encoding FecR family protein: protein MEGKRKIIDLLNSNLPEPFSEEEKRILDEWVTAGNEEADETLLGDEEKMQAIEKEMLAGINERIDGRTSRRMQGKLPFLRIAASIALCCAAALFIYYLSGKGKADYITASASQGKVMQLLLPDSSVLWLNAGSTVKYPRTFGATRDVQLVNGEAFFDVRRNEQRPFRVFASGINVTVLGTSFNVKSFNNLEEAKITVASGRVQISDSSLNLGTFSRNDELIINKRSREHYTRTVESGNVIKWRQGAVNLYEVPFRELILTLENAYGISVNYDPAFFANCRTTISFHTSDNLNQVLDMVKAIYGLSYRIKEGKEVILETDQLIQPCR from the coding sequence GTGGAAGGAAAGCGTAAAATCATAGATCTGCTGAACAGCAACCTGCCTGAGCCTTTCTCTGAGGAAGAAAAGAGGATTCTGGACGAATGGGTGACCGCCGGAAACGAAGAAGCAGACGAGACGCTTCTGGGCGACGAAGAAAAAATGCAGGCCATTGAAAAGGAGATGCTTGCCGGGATCAACGAGCGAATCGATGGCCGAACTTCCCGGCGTATGCAGGGGAAACTGCCTTTTCTGCGTATCGCTGCTTCTATTGCCCTCTGCTGCGCCGCGGCCCTTTTTATTTACTACCTTTCGGGTAAAGGAAAAGCTGACTATATCACGGCAAGTGCTTCTCAGGGAAAAGTAATGCAACTGCTGCTGCCCGACAGCTCGGTCCTTTGGCTGAATGCCGGCAGCACCGTTAAATATCCCAGGACTTTCGGTGCGACGCGGGATGTGCAGCTGGTAAACGGGGAAGCTTTTTTTGATGTCAGGCGGAACGAGCAGCGGCCGTTCAGGGTGTTCGCATCAGGGATTAACGTGACTGTTCTGGGCACTTCATTCAACGTGAAATCATTTAATAACCTGGAAGAAGCCAAAATCACCGTGGCAAGCGGCAGGGTGCAGATAAGTGATTCGTCCCTGAACCTGGGAACATTCAGCCGGAACGATGAGCTGATCATTAATAAGCGCTCCCGGGAACATTACACACGTACGGTAGAATCAGGCAATGTAATCAAATGGCGCCAGGGCGCTGTTAACCTGTATGAAGTTCCGTTCCGGGAATTAATACTGACCCTTGAAAATGCCTATGGAATCAGCGTAAACTACGACCCGGCATTCTTCGCAAATTGCCGGACAACCATTAGTTTCCATACCAGCGACAATCTCAATCAGGTACTGGATATGGTCAAGGCTATTTACGGGCTAAGCTACCGGATAAAGGAAGGGAAGGAGGTAATACTCGAAACCGATCAACTTATACAACCTTGCCGATAA
- a CDS encoding transporter, translating to MAVSQTSEPINTDRPDQSDGTYTSPKGSFQLETGFTYGKEESQYLLHNTMLRYGLFSKTEIRLSVDYGRMKSKTGIMPVGISVKHRIALQKGLFPDITAVGNIGLPFSASRNFRPRNQPATLSLAFQNEFLEKFSVVYNVGWSLDGVATTNNWILTTSAGFFATEALSFFAEYFSQFASSARPDHNIDMGVAWLLKNNLQLDLTAGSTILAGSKDRFVTTGISYRFD from the coding sequence GTGGCAGTTTCCCAGACCTCTGAACCCATTAATACAGACAGGCCTGACCAAAGTGACGGCACTTACACCTCGCCGAAAGGATCCTTTCAGCTCGAAACAGGGTTTACCTACGGAAAAGAAGAAAGCCAATACCTGTTACACAATACCATGCTGCGTTACGGCCTGTTTTCCAAAACGGAAATCCGTTTGTCGGTGGATTATGGGAGAATGAAATCAAAAACCGGCATAATGCCGGTCGGGATCAGCGTGAAACACCGGATTGCTTTGCAAAAGGGACTGTTTCCGGACATCACTGCCGTGGGAAATATCGGCCTTCCGTTTTCAGCGAGCCGGAATTTCCGGCCCCGGAACCAACCCGCAACCTTATCGTTGGCATTCCAGAATGAGTTTTTGGAAAAATTTTCCGTAGTTTACAATGTCGGCTGGTCGCTGGACGGAGTGGCCACAACGAACAATTGGATACTTACCACCTCGGCGGGTTTTTTTGCCACAGAAGCACTGTCTTTTTTCGCTGAATATTTTTCACAGTTTGCAAGTTCTGCGAGACCTGATCATAATATCGACATGGGCGTAGCATGGCTGCTGAAAAATAATCTACAGCTGGATCTTACGGCGGGTTCGACCATACTGGCCGGCAGCAAGGATCGCTTTGTCACCACGGGAATTTCATATCGATTCGACTAG
- a CDS encoding Hsp20/alpha crystallin family protein — protein MSLIRKQGRFSPTIPSVFDDFFDRELFNWGNNNFSSTSTTVPSVNIKENMDNFVVELAAPGMKKEDFEVSLDGNLLTISSQRRQEDEKRESGYTRREFSYQSFQRSFSLPKDVVDEDQIRATYKDGLLHLTIPKKEEAKRLAPRRIEIQ, from the coding sequence ATGTCACTCATCAGAAAACAGGGACGTTTTTCCCCGACGATTCCCTCTGTGTTCGACGATTTCTTTGATCGCGAACTTTTTAACTGGGGTAACAACAATTTTTCGTCGACCAGCACCACGGTACCATCCGTGAATATCAAAGAAAACATGGACAATTTCGTAGTCGAGCTGGCCGCTCCGGGCATGAAGAAAGAGGACTTTGAGGTTTCGCTTGACGGCAACCTGCTTACCATTTCCTCCCAGCGGCGGCAAGAAGACGAAAAACGGGAAAGCGGATACACCCGCAGGGAATTCAGCTACCAATCTTTCCAGCGCAGCTTCAGCTTACCGAAGGATGTGGTGGATGAGGACCAGATCAGGGCAACCTATAAAGATGGATTGCTCCACCTTACCATTCCTAAAAAGGAAGAAGCCAAGCGTCTTGCACCAAGGCGGATAGAAATTCAATAA